The window GGAGCAGCAAGGACCTACACCTTCTGAACTAACGCCTGGTGCTTTTGGCGGGCAGGGTTCCTTCGTTGAAATGCCCACTCCACCAGTACTAATACCTGTGCCTGGTGCTGGGTAGGTTAATTATGTTATGCCAGTTAGCTAAACAATTAAGTACTctacaaaaaggaaaaacaagtCAGTTATCAAGTCCAGGCACAATTCTAACTATGGTTGTCTTGGTTTCAGTCCATTGGGTCCATTTGTTCCTGCACCTCCAGAGGTAGTCATGCAGATGATGCGACCAGTGATGCCCATGTATCCGCCTCGTCCGCCTAACCCTCGTCGTCTGCGAAGGTCAGTACTGATCAACTAAAGTTTGATTAATTTCCCCCTAAAGAACACTAAGCTTAatactttgataaaaaaaaattgccggGTCCGCGGAAGGACGCCGACCTACTTTGATAAAATTTGGTATACGTTAGGAAATGAAAATCCGTTAACAACAACATGGTTAGTTTTTGCACTTTCGAAATGATTTGCTAAATACGATCCCAATGACTATGCAATGCTCCTTCCTCTCTTGTCCTTGCCTGTTTCTGCACTGGTTTACTGCCCTACTATACTTTCTACTTTGTGCCAGCTTCTCTTGTGATCTTGTCCTATTGCATTTGATTGTGGAAGCAGAAAACATGATACACCTTTGTGTCGAACATATGGATATGCTTCGCTGTAGTTTCTGTTGCCTAActctctaaaatttaaattcatgATGTTGGATGCAGCTACAAAGATCTTGACGCTCCTGATGATGAAGTCACTCTCGTGGACTACAGAAGTTTGTAGATGCGCGTTTCGTGTTAACCAGCAGCCAGCAGGCTAATTCGGTGATGGTTCCTCCAGACAGCGTAAAATTTTTCTAACAACTGATATGAAAGCACGATTACTTCCCGTTGCTGCCACAATGAGGAGACGGACGACGGATAGGAAATTTTCGTCACGTCTGACACTTAAGATGCGTGTCGCTTGAACGATCAACCATTCTATCATACATACATTGATCTGCCCCTGTGTTTTCTGATACTTGAATGGGCAACAGAAGTTACGGGATTAACATGATCTAATTTGCCACTGTACATGTTTGCTGCAGGATGATGGAAAACTAGTTATTCTTCCCTCTTCTTAGACATGTTCTTTTGGATGCACTCCGTTTAACACCCTATATGAAGCGAGAAAGacctctttcttcttttttttcctattaaCTATATATCTGTCTGGTGGATAATGGTTTGCTTAACACAGACCGCGTTACAATATATGTTCCCTTTGTAGTTTCTATTACTACTCCCTAACCTTTTTTTAGAGAATATCACTCCCTACTCAGCCTCGACGCTTTGAGAGTTCGATCATGTGAAAGACGGAATACGGTTGTCGAACGAAAAGGGTACCATTCACCGATTAATTAGAATACGAACGATTAATTAGAATTATACGAAAATTTAACGTTCATGAATATATGtacaaattttataatattatatagtTATTTGAAGATTTAGACATGTACAACTATATAAATCAAATATGTTCATGTTGTTTtataattaaaaagataagtaaaACATTAACTCTTCTAACACTGGATTTATATATCACATAGTTTATATATCACATAGTAGTAGAATTGGTTGCATTAAATAAGTAGAATGGAATTCACTTCACTTGCTTATGAAGATGGGCCCACATTGGATGATGGGCTTTTCTTAGTTGTGATGGACCTTAGGATATACGGCCTGGATTGGAGCTGACGTGCCTTGGGCCCAACTTTCTGCGGTATTGCAGCCCATTAAACCTTCCTTGTTATTTTCTGAACGTTGATATATATGTGGTCAGAGCAAAAAATGAGGCAAAATTAACCAGTTAAAAAATGTAGGTCATGGACTGCTGCAGTTAATTCTAGTGGTATTCAAGGTGTGTTCTGTTGCCATATCAACAATGGACAGAATGATAGGTATCTTTTATTTAGTCTTTTATTAAGTCCGGACACAAGTACACAACTGATCTCATATTTGCAAGCAAACACTAGGAATTCAAACAGCCTACAGTATATTACCATAAGAGCTATTTATGCAATGAGATAGTCTGTCTGGATCACTGCTGCTAAAAAAGATGAAGGCTCCATGAAGAATTGTAGGATTACATTAAACTTGGCCTAATGTTGGCACTTACTCAGGATGAGGGACAGGTTTCCCTTATGTCCTTGATCAGTAGTTGGAGGAAACACAAACTGCAGGGGCTTAATAACTCATCAGCGTGCCGAAGATGCAGACTCCATAGGATCTTTCAATTCATTCTGCAGCAATGCACACATGAATATATACATAAGAGAGTACAACAGTTACTGGAGTAGTAAATGGACATGCCTCACCTGAACTGACATAGATACAACCCCAGTACTAACAAATCATACCAGATCATAGTACAAGTTATTGCTTGCTTTGGCAATTGAACCTAACACCCCCATATCTGACTTGGCTGGAACAAGTCAATTTTCAGCAAGAACAGGAGAAGTGCGGCATTCTGGCCTCTTCAATTATTTTACAGTAACATCAGGGGAAAAAAAGCATTGCGATAGGGCTCTCAGATTGCATAACTATCATGTAACTAGAGTATGTTCAGGTGTATATATGCTCCGTTTTGCCATCTCACAGAACTTCTGCACACTGAGAAATCCAGGGACCGATATGAACCAGTAAGCTGCCAGTGATTCTTCAAACTCTAGCTTTTCATATAATACATTGCATATCGAAGCTCAGTTTGTAGCACATTGAACATATAAAATAAATGTCTACAGCCCACCTAAAATGAAACCAATTTTTACATACACTACACAGCTGATTAAATATCAACATGTCCCCACAGAAGTTTCTAAATGAATGGTTATGGTGATAGGGACAATAACATAATAACAGAAGGGAAGACATTTGATAAGTAGGAAATGTCCCAATTACGCACATTGTCCCCCACCATCTTCTGTTCACCTTCACCATGAGAACTATAGAAGAGCCTATGTTCATATGCCACCAATATTCTCATCACAGGTTCACTATTGGGCCTCACGTCCAGTGTGGAGCAATTTGCTGACTGGCCGAAAATGAATCATTGTTACATATCCCATTATTGCATAAATAGTAGAACCAACCATTTGGTTCTTCAACCAAAGCTATTTCACTGTAGAAGCACTCCGATAAAAGCCTGTCATCGCACTGGTAATCTTGTCATTTGTGTGCCTGATTTGGAAGCTCCCAGCCCTCCTGGGCCGGGGAATGAAGAGCGCACTGAGCATCTTCTCCAAACCATCAACTGTGTACTTTACATACTTGCTAGCACTAACATCCTGCTCCACCAGTGGCCCATAGTTCTGCATATAACTCCGGTAAGCAGGAACAATTGCCTGAACCACAAGACCACATGTCTTCTCCCTCAAGTCCTTCTCTGGTATAACCCATGCAGATTGTTTACGGAACATCTCATCAAAGCTCGCATTGAATGTTTTAAGGCGCTGCTTCACCAGGTCCTTTGCCGTGGCCCGGCCCTTGGAGAACAAGATTAGCCCCTCCCGGTTGAGCAGCGGTGAAACCACCCCCCAACTATCCCTCATAAACACCGTCAGATAGTAGTCCTTAAACTGTTCATGCTCTTGCAGCCACGCATCACCCAAAAGCTCGCCTAACCTAGTAGCCTTCAAGTTCTTAAAGAAATGCCAGTGTGTGTTCATCATGAAGAGATATGACAGTGTCACATTGTCATATGCCTTTGACCAGACATCAAAATTAGCTTCAAGGGCCTTGACGATGTTAAGCACCGCGTTAACAAGCATCTTGTCACTGAATGTCTCTTTGCGCCAACTGCGATGGATGGTGAGAACTTGCGCAAGCACAGGCCTGTACTTCTCACTAAGGAGGCGATTGCAGTACTCAACCACAAAGCTAACTAGTCGCGGCACACCCCCATCAGGTGGGGGAGGCATGTGCCGCTGCAGCTCCACCTGCACAAGCAACTCCTCAAAGATCTCAACAGCACCATCCACTAACAACTTCACAAGGTCCCTTGTTTGGTTCTGAATCTCTACACACGCCTTCTTTCCACCAAACAACCGGTTGAAGTCCAACCTTAGCTTATTCAAAGAATCAAACACCTCCAGCAAACGCAGGAGCTTAATGGGGTCCTTCTTCGCATCAGCAGCCGCACGACCAAAGctcaagaaatcaagaatgcCGGCGTGCGCTGCAACATCAGCGAAGCACGCTGATGCGTCATCCTTGCGCTGCCCAAACACCTTGTTGCAGAGCTGTCGCTCGGACTCAAGAAGGCAGCGCACCACAAACTCCAAATGCCGCCCCCACAACTCAACTCCAGGGCCCAACGCCTGCGCGACGTCGACCGGGTTTCGCAAGTAATCGAGGCCAAGGGCACGGAGGCTGGCACTCACCACGCCTCCGCGGGCATCAGCATACACGGACAAACAACGGTCCTGCCTGCCATTGGCAATGAGGCGGTCAAGAATCAGGCTGAGCTTGTGAACGGTCGCGGCCGGGATGAGAGACGGCGCGGCAGTAGATGCAGAGGTTGTGTTCAGCTGCTGCATCGCGAGCGGGAGCGGTGCAGAGTGGTCGGCGAGAAGGCGGCGGAACTCTGCCTCGAGCATGTCCAGAGCGGCCGCCAGGAGGCCACCGTCGAGGTCACCGGAAGGTTTCTTGAGCCCCTCGAGGGTgacggcgaggtcggcgaggaacCTTGGGTCAGCGAGGTCATGGTCGCCGAGGTACTCGACGATGTCCGCAAGCCACTGCGCGGCGAGGCCGGAGTTATCGGAGAGGAACCTGAGGGCCTCCTCGAGGCGGCCGAGCACGGCGAGGTAACCCGCGAGGtccccggcgacggcgcccgcggcgaggagcggcggctcgaGGCCGTGCACGGCGTCGAACACCTTGAGCACGGCCGCGGCGGGGCCGACGGCGCGGTCGATGTGGGGCCCCGCCGCGGCCAGCTCGGCCCGCGGCGCACGGATCGGGCGCACGGCGGCCTCCAGCGCCGGCAGCGCGAGCTGGATCTCCTCCACCCGCGGCCCCGCCCGCGCCAGCGCCTGCCCCAGCGCCCGCGACTTCTCCACCCCGGCACGCagcgaccgcgccgccgccgccacgctctccatctcccccgcgccgccgccgctacagGCTACAGAGCGAGATGGCGgcaaccccgccgccgccgccggagaccgcAATGTAGACGAGGAGTCCTCCTCCGGtcctcccctttctctctctctcctccacgcgGCTTCGAGTTCGTCTTGGTGGGAGGAGAGAGGTTTGGGGGGTTTAGgttgaggagaaggagaaggtggtagaaagagaagagagagaaagaagccaaggagaggaaggggaaaggcATGTTTGAGAATGGATGGACgcatagttttctttttcttttttaacaaCTCGTAGTATTAATATGTGTTATATCgttaatttattttaatgaattatatattactttattttttttaaataagtttattttttacacaTCCCACACAtactaataaaaataaaatatatatataatttacctactttatcaaatcgcaatataattatttcacaattatctatttttaatgTAATTATTCTCTATTTTCATAAACTCTAATACAACAATTACTTAAAGGGGCAATTGTTTGAGTACAAATAAGAGGGGAAAATGGGCTTGTTATGAGACAGAGAGAGTAGAGAACGGGGAGTATTATTTATGATACTGTATTATTTTCTTGACAACAGAATGTAAGCATACTGCATGCTCAACAAATGAAGAACAGAATTAGCTCATAGTCTTCATAAAACATCtctattagtaaaaacacaatgaGTCCATTTGCAATTAACAGGTCTATcaattatataattttatatttatcaCTTATTTTGACCGGTTTATCAGTTATGATTAAAACAAGTATATATAGTCATGGATCATGGATGTAGCATTGTTTGAACCACGGTAGCTGGAGTCTACTTGCATATACTTCTACGTCCGGCATGTAACCCACTTGCGAATTCGTAGCAGTATTTTAGTGCTATTTACATGGtaatcatacacacattattaTATTTCTCTTTCGAATAAAAAGAAGCATGTCAGTAGCTGGATCTTGATCTTACATGAATCATGACCAATATTGAAACATTGTCAAAAGGGAAAATATATTCATATGATCATTACATGTGGAATGCCAGAATATATATTGGATCCAAACCCAATGGGCAATGGCCCAGGCACGTGCCCCTTGCAGCACTGCTACAAGGTGACAAATCACAACGGGCTCAAGAGGCAAACATTCCAGTAggacccctttttttttcttctcactttCTACCGGACTAGCACATGCGTATCATCTGCCTGAAGATTTCTGAATTCGTAACATGAAaaaagtttggactttggaaCCATATGTAATAATCAAGTTCACattatttgtttaaaaaattcaatCCCTAAAGATTTGATGCCAGATTGAAACGATGTTTATAATAGTATCTAATCAAAGTTGTAGTTTGGCTCTTTGTAATCTGGCATACTCACTCCAGTTTGACAGGCTTGGATGGCCTTTTGCTCATGTGAAATCCGGCCACAATTTGCATGGATTACGGCTAATTTTTGTCAAAAGCTGTGGTTAGGGACCAACAAGATTAGTGGGCCGCATGTTTCGGCCCAGTTAAACTAAAATTGCCCTTTTGGTGGGCTTTTTCCTGGGCCTTTTTtctttctgaatttctgaacatGAAACTGAACTTTCTCTTGTTCTGCTACACTCATCACCTCTgatattccttttcttttctttcttcttcttttgtctTTTGGAATATTTTCAtcatctctttctctttttttgccAACTCATCAGATTTTGTCACAGTATGCaaaaggcaaaagaaaaaaaaagaagataaaaagaaaacattttGCGGTACAGAGAGAATACATCTTGATTGATGGTCCTGAAGATCGCCTAGTACACGAGCCACATTCCTCTTGGAAGAAACTGCTGCGAGAATCTCACCTTTTGTACAACCTTTTTAGAGTCCATGAACACTATCTAGCAGCTGGCACACACTGATATGTGCTCAGAATCAAGTCCCATGCTGTCTCAACAAACGACATAACCTACTGTTCATAGACTAAGTCACGAGTATTTTTCTTGTACCCAACTATTCGTGACACCTGTTTGGCAAAATCATGCGTTCCAACTCAGGGTCCGTTCAGATCTATTTGGAACGttaaatggcaaaagttttggtggcaaaAGATTTGGCATGGAGTTGATGTTTAGATGCATTTTAAAGTTTTGTCATTTTAGCACTTGAGAGAGAGAGCGTGGTCCTGGAGCATTTTTTGGAAAATTTGCTACTCTAGACTAGCAAATGACAAATACCAAATTGCCAACTTTTACTActcgtgtttagatccaaaataaCAAAAAGTACAATCCCCTAACCCTGTAGAATAAAATGGCAGACTACCTTGCAAAGAAATCTAGAAATACCAATCTTCGAGTTACTACCCAAACCATGTATGTTTGTCAAAATATATCTCATATATGTCATCAAAGATGCTGTCATGTTAAGGAAGCTCTCAACTCAGCTCTAGTAGCTGATGATGTAAACCTAATCCATGTCTTTTAATGTTTAATATATtatgttcttaaaaaaaaataaccctGTAGTTCTACGGCCGCGTTTAAACCAAAGGTTCGACTGAATTGATTTATCAGACACGAAACGAGACAAATCATTAgcaagtattaattattaagtatcactataaaatttttttaaaaatatttatttgattttttttaaaaaacttatgtatatatatttatgaaaaACGAGTAAGTAGTCCATCCAAGTAGTTGATATAAACTCAGCCGTACATGTGCATGTGTTTTTCCAATTAACCaatttggatttatttattttttggaatTGAATTAACTCACCGAAATATATATTCAGTGGTGGCCAAACCAACTATTGGATAAGTTTGACCGTCAACCAGGCTTATTGTTATTAGCCAATGACAAATGCTATTAAATTGTTTAGGCTCAATGTCGACGCCGCTAGCTAGCTTCATCACTGTATATATTGACCAATTGTTATTTGAAAATAGACATACACAAATAAGTTTTTTTCTTCATTCCATTAATAATATTCAGAGTTAGGTTTTACAAGGAGCTGCAGCCAAAAACCATGGGAGATTCATCCACTGATTTTGCAATGATGTTTTAAAGATGACTTGTccatcttatttttctttctttctttctattttttattttagagaGCAACCTGTCCAACTTCCACTTTGCAGCATGGAGGAGGACATGGCAATGGAGAAGAAAGAATTGAGAAACCTCACCTGATGGATACAAGGGTTGAAAGGTGTTTGGTCTCTTCTTTCCACGTCACACGTCTTCATCCCTCTCTGCGTCAACTTGGCACTATGAATAGAAAACGAGATGTCACATATCTCTCACCATGTCTACCACTAGAGCTACAGTTGGTGCTCAAAAAACAAAAGCCATTATTAGAGTTTGCTACTTTTTTGCTGGTCTTTCTCATCTTTAGCTTAAACGAGtactactactttttttttaattagctgACACGTAATGATGCTACATGTGTACATGTTAATAAAGCGTGtacaattaattaactaattactaAACAATATCTGTTGCACAAATACATAGTAGGATGTGTTTGACAtgagagaaaaggagaaaattgagaagatacgtaaaacaagatgagtcattagcatatgattaaatATTATTTAAGCTTGAAAATATGATTAAGTTactttaatataatttttaaagcaaattttctatacattttttttaaaaaaatacgcaTTGTTTAAATGGGAAGCGTGCAAGTGAAAAAGAGAgatttcttttctctttatccTCCTAAATCATCCGGTTATTGGTTATTAAACGGGAAACCTCTATTAAGGGGATTGCTATTCATTGAAGGTTTTTCTCTTTCTTATCTTCAAGTACTCTTGATTAATTAGCTGACACGTAATGATGTTGTATGTAAGCAAAGTGTGCAATTAACTAATAAAAAAAGAGGGTTTATTATATAATATCTAAATTATCTAGCTGTTCGTTATTGAACGGGAAACATCTATTAAATAGATGGTTATTCATCGTATAAAGGTTTCGCTTTTTTTATCTTGAAGTACTTTTGGTTAAACAGCTGCCATGTTATGATGTTACATGTGTTCATTTTGAGTAAAGTGTAAAATTAACTTATTAAGCAGTAGGAATTAATAGGTCCATTAAACAACATCTAAAGCATTCAACACACATGATTACTGAAATGAAACCTTTATTAAAGCCATCCTCAATATGGTGCTTACACGAGAGCTGGCAAGAAAAAGGTATTTCTTTAGCCACATTGATGATTCGACCATACGTTAAATCATTAGCAGTCAGTGCTTTATCAATTATGGATATCTATTGGTATATATGCTTAGGGCAACACCAAtttatatagctaaaataatccatatagatgggacccacatTTGTGGACTTTAACTATTGCAAcattcacaatgtatatagGTAGTAAGtagtaggaggaggagagaggaaataGAGACAAATGACATATTTTATTCTATATGGGCAGCCCATATGCTTATGGATGACTTTTGCTATTTCTCTCCTATGGACTACTTTTACAATGTGGTTAGGTAGCTGaatgtattattttattgaCTATGGACTGGTTTTAAagtacattgtggatgcccttattGATATATCTATGTCTAATGGTAGCATATTCTAATTCATATATCTGACACTAATTTCTCATCTAAAACACCCGTTTAAATTGTTTAGTTAAGACAGCTTAATGGCgtggcaactttttttttcttcttctaaaCACACACGGTTAATCATTTTGTATTGGATGTGTCTAAGAAGACTGCTAGTCATAGAAGGGTTATCAGATATAACCCACTATTGCCAATGAGTGACCTTTCTAATTTGATTAAAAAAGAAATCGTTGTATGAATAACAAAATACAATTGAGTGTTCACAAAGGTCTCATCAATCAAAACATGCTGCAAAAGCTAAACCAATTACCACCAAGCAATAAGACACCCAAATCCAATTGGAATTGACCAAACCAAGAGTTCATCGTACTGTCCACAAACTTATTAAAAAAGCACACACCAAAATGAGCAATGTTAGTTGCTATAGTAGATTAATGGGAGTGtttgagaggagagaaaagaagaaaactgaGAAGACACCCAAAACGAGATAAACCATTaggatatgattaattaaattaattatttaaacttaaaataagattaatatgatttttaaaaataacttttctatataaaatttttac of the Oryza sativa Japonica Group chromosome 2, ASM3414082v1 genome contains:
- the LOC4328305 gene encoding exocyst complex component EXO70A1 gives rise to the protein MESVAAAARSLRAGVEKSRALGQALARAGPRVEEIQLALPALEAAVRPIRAPRAELAAAGPHIDRAVGPAAAVLKVFDAVHGLEPPLLAAGAVAGDLAGYLAVLGRLEEALRFLSDNSGLAAQWLADIVEYLGDHDLADPRFLADLAVTLEGLKKPSGDLDGGLLAAALDMLEAEFRRLLADHSAPLPLAMQQLNTTSASTAAPSLIPAATVHKLSLILDRLIANGRQDRCLSVYADARGGVVSASLRALGLDYLRNPVDVAQALGPGVELWGRHLEFVVRCLLESERQLCNKVFGQRKDDASACFADVAAHAGILDFLSFGRAAADAKKDPIKLLRLLEVFDSLNKLRLDFNRLFGGKKACVEIQNQTRDLVKLLVDGAVEIFEELLVQVELQRHMPPPPDGGVPRLVSFVVEYCNRLLSEKYRPVLAQVLTIHRSWRKETFSDKMLVNAVLNIVKALEANFDVWSKAYDNVTLSYLFMMNTHWHFFKNLKATRLGELLGDAWLQEHEQFKDYYLTVFMRDSWGVVSPLLNREGLILFSKGRATAKDLVKQRLKTFNASFDEMFRKQSAWVIPEKDLREKTCGLVVQAIVPAYRSYMQNYGPLVEQDVSASKYVKYTVDGLEKMLSALFIPRPRRAGSFQIRHTNDKITSAMTGFYRSASTVK